The following proteins are encoded in a genomic region of Paenibacillus sp. FSL R7-0273:
- a CDS encoding glycoside hydrolase family 113 encodes MSRLNEYIGGVTWGFMGKRGTWATEAAGTSMELMKSVTGANWTAIAFSAFQATAQSTAIPYQEPPTVTDDEVLWAIRKAKSLGLRVCLKPIVNCADGTWRAHINFFDKDVPCEPKWSDWFRSYTAFILHYAAIAEETGCEMFCIGCEMVQTDRREAEWRTLIAEVRKVYTGVLTYNCDKYQEDNVTWWDALDVISSSGYYPETDWEEQLDRIEAVVQANGKPFFFMEAGCPSRSGSAAIPNDWSLPGAPDQEEQLRFYRAMFGASGRRSWVQGFMLWDWPAELYPLEEASANDDYCMYGKAAAPVIKEYFTSKINSKE; translated from the coding sequence ATGTCACGGCTAAATGAATACATCGGAGGCGTTACCTGGGGCTTCATGGGCAAACGCGGAACGTGGGCAACTGAGGCCGCCGGGACCTCAATGGAACTTATGAAATCGGTTACGGGAGCCAATTGGACGGCAATTGCCTTCAGCGCTTTTCAGGCTACTGCCCAGTCTACAGCCATTCCTTACCAGGAGCCGCCGACGGTTACAGATGATGAAGTGCTGTGGGCAATCCGCAAGGCCAAGTCACTGGGCTTAAGGGTCTGTCTGAAACCGATTGTGAACTGCGCTGACGGTACATGGCGGGCACATATCAATTTTTTTGACAAGGATGTTCCTTGTGAGCCCAAATGGTCTGACTGGTTCCGTTCTTATACCGCCTTTATTCTGCACTATGCCGCGATTGCCGAGGAGACCGGCTGTGAGATGTTCTGCATCGGCTGTGAAATGGTACAGACGGACCGGCGTGAAGCAGAATGGCGTACGCTGATCGCTGAAGTCCGCAAGGTCTACACTGGTGTACTGACCTACAATTGCGATAAGTACCAGGAAGACAATGTGACCTGGTGGGATGCGCTCGATGTAATCTCCTCCAGCGGTTATTATCCTGAAACAGACTGGGAAGAGCAGCTGGACAGAATTGAAGCGGTGGTGCAAGCGAACGGCAAGCCTTTCTTCTTTATGGAAGCCGGCTGCCCGAGCCGCAGCGGAAGCGCAGCGATTCCCAACGACTGGTCACTGCCGGGCGCACCGGATCAGGAGGAGCAGCTCCGGTTCTACCGGGCGATGTTCGGCGCAAGCGGGCGCCGCAGCTGGGTGCAGGGCTTTATGCTCTGGGACTGGCCGGCTGAGCTTTACCCGCTGGAGGAAGCGTCAGCCAATGATGATTACTGTATGTACGGCAAGGCGGCTGCACCGGTTATCAAGGAATATTTTACATCCAAAATAAATAGTAAGGAGTGA
- a CDS encoding glycoside hydrolase family 130 protein, whose amino-acid sequence MTALFEERKAQLTQRYEELLARTNEKLPFGNGIYDRYRYPLLTAEHAPLIWRYDFNPETNPYFAERIGVNGVFNPGAIELDGRFYIIARVEGNDRKSFFAVAESDSGVDGFRFWDHPVVLPETEEPDVNVYDMRLTKHEDGWIYGLFCTERKDPAAPHGDLSSAVAQCGIARTRDLKSWERLADLKTGSAQQRNVVLHPEFVDGMYAFYTRPQDGFIDAGSGGGIGWGLSESIENAVIGRETIIDQRYYHTVKEVKNGQGPAPIKTPRGWLHIAHGVRNTAAGLRYVLYVFLSDLNEPNKVTHAPGGHFIAPEGEERVGDVSNVVFCNGVIARDNGEIYIYYASSDTRVHVATTTVDQMLDYVLNTPEDPLRSYACVQQRIALIDRNLQL is encoded by the coding sequence ATGACAGCCTTATTCGAAGAACGCAAAGCACAGCTGACACAGCGTTATGAGGAACTGCTTGCTCGTACGAATGAGAAGCTACCTTTCGGCAACGGGATTTATGACCGCTATCGTTACCCGCTGCTGACCGCAGAGCATGCTCCGCTGATCTGGCGTTATGATTTCAACCCTGAGACTAATCCTTATTTTGCCGAGCGCATCGGTGTTAACGGCGTGTTCAATCCCGGAGCCATCGAGCTGGACGGCAGGTTCTACATTATTGCCCGGGTTGAAGGCAATGACCGCAAATCGTTTTTTGCTGTCGCCGAAAGTGACAGCGGTGTGGACGGCTTCCGCTTCTGGGATCATCCGGTTGTGCTGCCTGAGACAGAAGAGCCGGACGTCAATGTCTATGACATGCGGCTTACGAAGCATGAAGATGGCTGGATCTACGGCCTGTTCTGCACCGAGCGCAAGGACCCGGCTGCCCCGCACGGCGACCTGTCCAGTGCCGTGGCACAGTGCGGCATCGCCCGCACCCGGGACCTGAAGAGCTGGGAGCGCCTGGCTGATCTCAAAACCGGTTCGGCCCAGCAGCGTAACGTCGTGCTGCATCCCGAATTCGTAGACGGCATGTATGCCTTCTACACCCGTCCGCAGGACGGCTTCATCGACGCCGGCTCCGGCGGCGGCATCGGCTGGGGCCTGTCTGAATCCATCGAGAACGCGGTAATCGGGCGCGAGACGATTATTGACCAGCGCTATTATCATACGGTCAAGGAAGTGAAGAACGGCCAGGGCCCGGCTCCAATCAAAACCCCGCGCGGCTGGCTTCATATTGCCCACGGTGTACGCAATACCGCTGCCGGCCTGCGCTATGTGCTTTATGTCTTCCTGTCCGACCTGAATGAGCCGAACAAGGTCACCCATGCTCCAGGAGGTCACTTTATTGCACCCGAAGGCGAAGAGCGCGTCGGCGATGTGTCTAACGTAGTGTTCTGCAATGGTGTAATTGCCCGTGATAACGGGGAAATCTACATCTACTATGCCTCCTCCGACACCCGTGTGCATGTAGCAACCACTACAGTCGACCAGATGCTTGACTATGTGCTGAACACACCGGAAGATCCGCTGCGCTCCTATGCCTGCGTTCAGCAGCGCATAGCTTTGATTGACCGTAATTTGCAGCTGTAA
- a CDS encoding VOC family protein, translated as MKPRITVITLGVDDLERSVAFYRDGLGLPTEGIIGTEFEHGAVAFFELQGGLRLALWKRSDLAHDSTLSQTPASPTEFSLAHNAGSRDEVDQLMGEAQKAGAVITVPARDTFYGGYAGYFQDPDGHLWEIAWNPAWEQPE; from the coding sequence ATGAAACCGCGGATTACCGTTATCACCCTGGGAGTGGATGATCTGGAGCGGTCGGTGGCGTTCTACCGGGACGGGCTGGGGCTGCCGACAGAGGGGATTATCGGAACGGAGTTTGAACACGGGGCCGTAGCTTTTTTTGAGCTGCAGGGCGGCCTCAGGCTGGCCCTGTGGAAGCGCAGCGATCTGGCTCATGACAGCACGCTATCCCAAACACCGGCCAGTCCGACTGAGTTTTCATTGGCCCACAATGCAGGCAGCCGGGATGAAGTGGACCAGCTTATGGGCGAAGCGCAAAAAGCAGGCGCGGTCATTACCGTACCTGCCCGCGATACCTTTTATGGAGGGTATGCCGGTTATTTTCAGGACCCTGACGGGCATTTGTGGGAGATTGCCTGGAACCCTGCGTGGGAGCAGCCGGAGTAG
- a CDS encoding peptidoglycan D,D-transpeptidase FtsI family protein, translating into MHRHLNKRIVWSLLILSALIGVLIFRLAWVQVVLKNRNVPGASYTMAQMAEIQSERETVLDSGRGRLYDRDGKPLAGETVWTAAFFPQEEKAGTADEPKLEQLATVLGVTYGELDSRIRGLKEPLLWPAADGRDPLALTPDQAERVEKLEISGVRALPYVRRYDEAATGRQWLGYLSELSPAAARQSPTGLRVPLSGTDGLEKTLEPLLQGVGHTEVYAQVDARGNRLPGSRLKVRAPGNPYYPLSVYTTIDKELQEAIEKLAVKAGVKEGAVVVLDSRSGDIEAMVSLPLYDPNHISPEGGEWNNRALQAAVPGSVFKIVTAAAALEAGLTSPEERFFCSGEFGRYHLSCPHGKKHGSLTLAQGFAVSCNTVFASLAERLSGAQLQAAALALGLGRDIGWQAADTLGQPVLRPLAGEQPGRIFSTLVPDDAGARVQTAIGQRDVTMTPLQAANLVVTLLHGGEVRAPRILQRVAFRNGQTLQELPAHLAPAAAGAVSRETSQALLSWMRLVVTEGTGKRLRSTQWPVAGKSGTAQTLVKGMPRNNQWFIGYGPADHPRYAVSVAVENVAPDSEHAATRLFGQIFDLLSASSEGT; encoded by the coding sequence TTGCATAGGCATTTGAATAAACGTATCGTCTGGAGCCTGCTAATACTGTCGGCTCTTATTGGAGTTCTGATATTTAGGCTGGCCTGGGTGCAGGTTGTCCTGAAGAACCGGAACGTGCCGGGCGCTTCATATACAATGGCACAAATGGCCGAAATTCAAAGCGAGAGGGAGACAGTGCTCGACAGCGGGAGGGGGCGGCTCTATGACCGTGACGGCAAGCCGCTTGCCGGCGAGACGGTATGGACGGCGGCTTTTTTTCCGCAGGAGGAGAAGGCAGGAACTGCAGATGAACCGAAGCTGGAGCAGCTTGCAACTGTGCTTGGCGTGACGTATGGAGAGCTGGACAGCCGGATCCGCGGCCTGAAGGAGCCGCTGCTCTGGCCGGCGGCAGACGGCCGGGACCCGCTGGCACTGACCCCGGACCAGGCGGAGCGGGTGGAGAAGCTTGAGATTAGCGGCGTGCGTGCGCTGCCGTATGTCCGCAGGTATGACGAAGCGGCAACGGGACGTCAGTGGCTGGGCTACTTGTCGGAGCTGTCACCGGCAGCCGCCAGACAGTCCCCTACCGGACTGCGGGTCCCGCTGTCCGGAACGGACGGGCTTGAGAAGACGCTGGAGCCGCTGCTGCAGGGCGTTGGGCATACTGAGGTGTATGCCCAGGTCGATGCGCGCGGCAACCGGCTCCCTGGCAGCCGGCTGAAAGTCAGAGCACCGGGGAATCCGTATTATCCGCTCTCTGTTTATACTACGATTGACAAAGAGCTGCAGGAAGCGATAGAAAAGCTTGCTGTGAAGGCCGGGGTGAAGGAAGGTGCCGTGGTTGTTCTCGATTCCAGATCAGGTGACATTGAGGCGATGGTGTCACTGCCTTTATATGATCCTAACCATATTTCGCCCGAAGGGGGCGAGTGGAATAACCGGGCGCTGCAGGCCGCGGTTCCAGGCTCTGTATTTAAAATTGTAACGGCCGCCGCAGCGCTGGAGGCCGGCCTGACCTCGCCGGAGGAACGCTTCTTCTGCTCCGGCGAATTCGGCAGGTATCACCTGTCCTGCCCTCACGGCAAAAAACACGGCTCCCTCACGCTGGCGCAAGGGTTCGCCGTGTCCTGCAATACCGTATTCGCTTCGCTGGCCGAGCGGCTCAGCGGCGCTCAGCTCCAGGCCGCAGCGCTTGCGCTCGGCCTGGGCAGAGACATCGGCTGGCAGGCCGCGGACACGCTCGGCCAGCCGGTGCTCCGGCCGCTGGCTGGCGAGCAGCCGGGCCGGATCTTCAGCACCCTGGTACCGGACGACGCCGGGGCCAGGGTGCAGACCGCCATTGGCCAGCGGGATGTAACCATGACGCCGCTGCAGGCGGCGAATCTGGTAGTGACGCTGCTGCATGGCGGGGAAGTGCGGGCGCCGCGCATTCTGCAGCGCGTCGCCTTCCGGAACGGGCAGACGCTGCAGGAGCTGCCCGCCCATCTGGCGCCGGCTGCTGCAGGCGCCGTCTCCCGTGAGACCTCGCAGGCGCTGCTGTCATGGATGCGGCTGGTCGTAACCGAGGGAACCGGAAAGCGGCTGCGCAGCACGCAGTGGCCGGTTGCCGGCAAATCCGGAACAGCCCAGACGCTGGTGAAGGGGATGCCCCGCAACAACCAGTGGTTTATCGGCTACGGGCCGGCTGACCATCCACGGTATGCCGTGTCCGTAGCCGTGGAGAATGTGGCTCCGGACAGTGAGCATGCCGCTACCCGGCTGTTTGGTCAGATTTTTGACTTGCTGTCGGCCTCATCCGAAGGGACCTGA
- a CDS encoding methyl-accepting chemotaxis protein, with protein MGNSRAGSKGLSRLLPSRSLGTRLFLVFFITTMGIVLSLGYTSYSVAKHTIETNALAANEQTVQQTAEKLDVILLRFEDRLGELFYNKTIVQAAQSAAVSASSGSDTGRAAAARIQAELDEWLTAAGNMQAVYLVPLDERLPVVASGTADSAFIEGIRGNDWFSQLRGQPQSLWITQAVKEGENTGVFHFAKSVGGNAGGTGYIAICDIQTAEIESQLSKVSLGMDSYIQLLTSKDELIATSQQQETDSYLRLGGTLFNGLSQASGSLPTKDEQGKSILAVYGTLASSGWRVLGVVPSENLIKDAGRILNTTYIAVAAAAVIAVLIGFWMVRMVSGPLNRLKMLMFHGAEGDLRVRTKVTSQDEIGQLSGSFNMMMERINELVIHTNETAREVLETADALGSASRKTAMAARDIASATEEIAGGAGSLALEADRGNEMTERISGQTSQVIGAAREMSSTAHSVGQSSQEGVAKLQELLVRTGSTGTMTGTLVQKVNELQETASSVIKVLDVMQNITQQTNILSLNATIEAARAGEAGSGFMVVADEIRQLADQSKRSIAVVAETTDTIIKDINETVSTLSQVAPLFTEQMAAVRDTSEIFVSVQERMNQFITRLDSVSESIAGLSQSQRGLSETIGNVSSFAEESSAASEEVASLSGEQQNVSDYLVELSGRLERASLRLKERLSRFSV; from the coding sequence GTGGGCAATTCAAGAGCAGGCAGCAAAGGCTTATCCCGGCTGCTTCCATCCAGATCATTAGGGACGAGGTTATTCCTGGTGTTTTTTATCACTACCATGGGAATCGTTCTGTCACTCGGCTACACCTCGTATTCTGTAGCCAAACATACGATTGAAACGAACGCTCTGGCAGCCAACGAACAGACCGTACAGCAGACAGCAGAGAAGCTGGATGTTATTCTGCTGCGTTTCGAGGACCGGCTGGGCGAGCTATTTTACAACAAGACGATAGTGCAGGCCGCTCAGTCCGCAGCGGTGTCTGCTTCAAGCGGCAGTGATACCGGCAGGGCAGCGGCTGCACGGATTCAGGCTGAGCTGGATGAATGGCTGACTGCTGCCGGTAATATGCAGGCTGTGTACCTTGTCCCGCTGGATGAGCGCCTTCCGGTTGTGGCTTCAGGGACGGCGGACAGCGCTTTTATTGAAGGAATACGGGGCAATGACTGGTTCAGCCAGCTGCGCGGGCAGCCTCAGAGCCTATGGATTACCCAGGCTGTAAAAGAGGGGGAGAATACAGGGGTTTTCCATTTTGCCAAGTCGGTTGGCGGTAACGCCGGGGGCACAGGCTATATAGCTATCTGTGATATCCAGACCGCTGAAATCGAGAGCCAGCTGAGCAAGGTCAGCCTGGGCATGGATTCCTATATCCAGCTGCTGACAAGCAAGGACGAGCTGATTGCTACCTCACAGCAGCAGGAGACGGATTCCTATCTTCGCCTGGGCGGAACGCTCTTTAACGGCTTGAGCCAGGCTTCAGGCTCACTGCCGACCAAGGATGAACAGGGCAAATCGATTCTGGCCGTGTACGGCACTCTGGCAAGCTCGGGCTGGAGGGTGCTCGGTGTAGTGCCTTCCGAGAATCTGATTAAGGATGCGGGCCGTATCCTGAATACTACATACATAGCTGTAGCGGCCGCTGCTGTTATCGCGGTTCTGATCGGCTTCTGGATGGTCCGGATGGTTTCGGGTCCGCTGAACCGGCTGAAAATGCTGATGTTTCACGGGGCTGAGGGTGATCTCCGGGTACGGACCAAGGTAACGTCACAGGATGAGATCGGCCAGCTCTCCGGTTCCTTCAACATGATGATGGAGCGGATTAACGAGCTTGTAATCCACACAAATGAGACCGCCCGGGAAGTGCTTGAAACAGCAGATGCGCTGGGGAGTGCCTCACGCAAGACGGCAATGGCAGCGAGGGATATTGCTTCGGCAACCGAGGAGATTGCCGGGGGTGCCGGAAGCCTGGCGCTGGAGGCGGACCGGGGCAATGAAATGACGGAGAGAATCTCAGGACAGACCTCCCAAGTTATAGGGGCTGCCCGGGAAATGAGCAGCACGGCGCATAGTGTCGGGCAATCCAGCCAGGAGGGAGTGGCGAAGCTGCAGGAGCTGCTGGTCAGAACCGGCAGCACGGGCACTATGACCGGTACTCTCGTGCAGAAGGTAAACGAGCTGCAGGAGACGGCATCTTCAGTCATTAAGGTGCTGGATGTGATGCAGAACATTACACAGCAGACCAACATCCTGTCGCTGAATGCTACAATCGAGGCAGCCCGGGCAGGTGAGGCGGGCAGCGGCTTCATGGTGGTGGCTGATGAGATCCGCCAGCTTGCCGACCAGTCCAAGCGCTCGATTGCCGTGGTCGCGGAAACTACCGATACGATCATTAAAGATATAAATGAGACTGTGAGCACCTTGTCTCAAGTGGCTCCGCTTTTCACGGAGCAGATGGCGGCGGTCCGGGATACAAGTGAAATTTTCGTATCTGTACAGGAGCGGATGAACCAGTTCATAACGAGACTGGATTCCGTCTCGGAATCCATTGCCGGGCTAAGCCAGTCCCAAAGAGGATTATCCGAGACGATCGGGAACGTCAGTTCATTTGCTGAGGAATCCTCAGCAGCTTCCGAGGAGGTTGCTTCACTGAGCGGTGAGCAGCAGAATGTGAGTGATTATCTGGTTGAGCTGTCCGGCAGGCTGGAGCGTGCTTCGCTAAGGCTTAAGGAACGGTTGTCCAGGTTCAGTGTATGA
- a CDS encoding alpha/beta hydrolase, with protein MTEIPVAEKALRVLIAGFAAPFTCTQALLTLWDKHASKPSGKRVATAQGSLHVQVAGGGCPAVILEAGMGGTSLDWALVQPEIARMATVISYDRAGMGWSGRADGPATCGGYVRELRLLLKSLDVRPPYVLAGHSYGGMIMSLFAALYPEEVEGLLLVDATPVSFYLPEGMSPVRRQQRKSNRRQARLGYLLSPTGLLRLLRRPLGARRLPKSLHKQAGAIRYRSGAYKTLYRELLQSEQSARELQNAPMLSEALPVIVLSSGTRGGEWSKGQRSLAGLTARTRQIVAEDSPHSIQIHRPELVIAAIKELLLNSYS; from the coding sequence GTGACAGAAATACCTGTAGCTGAGAAGGCGCTGCGCGTGCTGATTGCCGGGTTTGCGGCTCCCTTTACGTGCACCCAGGCTTTATTGACACTTTGGGATAAGCATGCCAGCAAGCCGTCCGGCAAGAGGGTGGCCACAGCTCAAGGCAGCCTCCATGTACAGGTCGCAGGAGGTGGATGCCCGGCCGTCATTTTAGAGGCCGGCATGGGCGGTACCTCGCTTGACTGGGCCTTGGTTCAGCCGGAAATCGCCAGAATGGCCACGGTAATATCCTATGACCGTGCAGGCATGGGCTGGAGCGGAAGAGCGGACGGACCGGCGACCTGCGGCGGCTATGTCCGGGAGCTGCGGTTGCTTTTGAAAAGCCTGGATGTAAGGCCTCCGTATGTGCTGGCCGGGCATTCGTACGGCGGTATGATTATGAGTTTATTTGCAGCTCTGTATCCGGAGGAGGTGGAGGGCTTGTTACTGGTGGATGCAACACCTGTCAGCTTTTATCTGCCGGAGGGCATGAGCCCTGTACGCAGACAGCAGCGTAAATCTAACAGGCGGCAGGCCAGGCTGGGCTATCTGCTATCTCCGACAGGCTTGCTCCGCTTGCTTCGGAGGCCGCTCGGTGCCCGCAGACTGCCTAAATCCCTCCACAAGCAGGCTGGAGCGATCAGGTACCGCAGCGGGGCCTATAAAACATTGTACAGGGAGCTGCTGCAGTCGGAGCAGAGTGCCAGGGAGCTTCAGAATGCCCCCATGTTGAGTGAAGCTTTACCGGTAATCGTCTTGAGCTCAGGAACGCGTGGCGGGGAATGGAGCAAGGGGCAGAGGTCGCTTGCCGGGCTGACGGCGCGGACACGGCAGATCGTTGCCGAAGACAGCCCGCATTCCATTCAGATACATAGACCAGAGCTGGTAATAGCGGCAATTAAGGAGCTGCTGCTTAACAGTTACAGCTGA
- a CDS encoding LacI family DNA-binding transcriptional regulator gives MAKKVTMQIIADHLGVSKFVVSKSLSGKEGVNETTRERVIQAASQLGYFTQKNAYMQNTKRSAQTAGSDRNKQSVLVLMPNIRSQTQDSLYWGKIVDGIALALDEQGLGMVIVSEHRADNFVNILNPGGLLGLVGVGTISTSLLLEVHRIGLPMVLIDHEDPLIPSDTVFANNMDSMARLSNHLLGIGHTRQHFIGPIRYSRSFRDRWIGFRSALEEGGLKPQAGDDELLLQEGMDSIVLQEEFRQWLMKQKQAGTVPTALLCGNDFIALTVCNALKEEGLSVPEDISVTGFDNIDDAVRGIPPLTTVHVPKEAMGRAAVEKLLSRINSPASPLEKILIAADIVHRDSVAEPQVNSDRGE, from the coding sequence ATGGCCAAAAAAGTTACAATGCAGATCATAGCAGACCATCTCGGAGTATCCAAGTTCGTCGTTTCCAAATCCCTGTCCGGCAAAGAGGGTGTAAATGAAACGACAAGAGAAAGAGTCATTCAGGCAGCCTCACAGCTTGGTTATTTCACGCAAAAAAATGCCTATATGCAAAATACGAAGCGCTCCGCCCAAACAGCCGGCAGCGACCGCAACAAGCAGTCGGTGCTGGTGCTGATGCCTAATATCCGTTCGCAGACACAGGACTCACTGTACTGGGGCAAAATTGTAGACGGCATTGCCCTTGCTCTGGATGAACAGGGGCTGGGGATGGTTATCGTCTCGGAGCACCGGGCCGATAATTTCGTCAATATTCTGAATCCTGGCGGTCTGCTTGGCCTGGTCGGTGTAGGTACGATTTCGACTTCGCTGCTGCTGGAGGTTCACCGGATCGGTCTGCCGATGGTGCTGATTGATCATGAGGACCCGCTGATTCCAAGCGACACTGTATTTGCAAACAACATGGACTCGATGGCGAGGCTGAGCAATCACCTGCTGGGAATCGGCCATACAAGACAGCATTTTATCGGCCCGATCCGTTATTCGCGCAGCTTCAGGGACCGCTGGATCGGCTTCCGCAGTGCGCTTGAAGAAGGCGGGCTGAAGCCTCAAGCCGGCGATGATGAGCTGCTGCTGCAGGAAGGCATGGATTCGATTGTGCTGCAGGAGGAATTCCGGCAGTGGCTGATGAAACAGAAGCAGGCAGGAACGGTGCCGACCGCGCTGCTGTGCGGTAATGATTTTATTGCACTTACGGTATGCAATGCACTGAAGGAGGAAGGCTTGTCTGTTCCGGAGGATATTTCCGTGACCGGCTTTGATAACATTGATGATGCTGTCAGAGGCATACCGCCGCTCACTACGGTCCATGTACCCAAAGAAGCCATGGGCCGGGCTGCTGTCGAGAAGCTCCTCAGCCGGATCAACAGCCCGGCTTCACCGCTGGAGAAGATTCTGATCGCAGCAGATATTGTCCACCGGGATTCCGTGGCTGAGCCGCAGGTGAATTCGGATAGGGGTGAATAG
- a CDS encoding AGE family epimerase/isomerase, which translates to MTITTETWLGALENELQSNILSFWTKHTLDEEHGGFVGEIDNQMKVIPGAEKSLVLNARILWTFATAYRTYGSAEYLGMAERAYSYLLEHFLDKEYGGLYWMVDASGSPSQLKKQVYGQAFAIYALAEFHHATGNAEALDLAIEVFRALEKYSYDSVYKGYIEALSREWEVTDELSLSDKDMNEKKSMNTHLHVLEGYTGLYRVWKSEELRVKLAELIDTMLVHIIDDQDQHFHLFLDEEWNVKSDITSYGHDIEGSWLLVEAAEVLGDEELLERVRKVAVTMAEAVLAEGIDKDGGIWNEADTNGLLNEEKDWWPQAEAMVGFYNAYQLTQDTRFLDASAAVWTFIDRYMVDHELGEWYWAVDEHLQPLVHAPKVSAWKCPYHNGRACFEMIGRLQAAVKETH; encoded by the coding sequence ATGACAATAACAACTGAAACATGGCTTGGCGCACTGGAAAATGAACTGCAGAGCAATATCCTCAGCTTCTGGACAAAGCACACGCTGGATGAGGAGCACGGCGGGTTCGTTGGCGAGATTGATAATCAGATGAAGGTTATTCCCGGAGCCGAGAAAAGCCTGGTGCTTAATGCGCGGATTCTCTGGACCTTTGCGACAGCTTACCGGACCTATGGCTCGGCCGAATACCTGGGTATGGCTGAACGGGCCTACAGTTACCTGCTTGAGCACTTTTTGGATAAGGAGTACGGCGGATTGTACTGGATGGTCGATGCGTCAGGGTCCCCTTCCCAGCTCAAGAAGCAGGTATATGGACAGGCTTTTGCCATCTATGCCCTGGCCGAATTCCATCATGCCACCGGCAACGCGGAAGCGCTGGATCTAGCGATTGAGGTATTCCGTGCTTTAGAGAAGTACAGCTATGATTCTGTTTATAAAGGATATATCGAAGCCCTGTCCCGCGAGTGGGAGGTTACGGATGAGCTGTCGCTCAGCGACAAGGATATGAATGAGAAAAAATCGATGAATACCCATCTGCATGTGCTTGAAGGCTACACCGGTCTCTACCGGGTATGGAAGTCCGAGGAGCTGCGGGTCAAGCTGGCCGAGCTGATTGATACGATGCTTGTCCATATTATCGATGATCAGGATCAGCATTTCCACTTATTCCTTGATGAAGAGTGGAATGTAAAATCAGATATCACCTCCTACGGCCACGATATTGAAGGCAGCTGGCTGCTGGTGGAAGCGGCAGAGGTACTTGGGGATGAGGAACTGCTGGAGCGTGTGCGCAAGGTTGCTGTTACTATGGCTGAAGCCGTGCTGGCCGAAGGCATCGACAAGGACGGCGGCATCTGGAACGAGGCTGACACGAACGGCCTGCTGAACGAAGAGAAGGACTGGTGGCCGCAGGCGGAAGCAATGGTAGGCTTCTATAATGCTTATCAGCTGACACAGGACACCCGTTTCCTGGATGCCTCTGCAGCCGTATGGACGTTCATCGACCGTTACATGGTTGACCATGAGCTTGGTGAATGGTACTGGGCGGTAGACGAGCATCTGCAGCCGCTCGTCCATGCACCCAAGGTCAGCGCCTGGAAATGCCCATATCATAACGGCAGAGCCTGCTTTGAGATGATCGGACGGCTGCAGGCTGCTGTAAAGGAGACTCATTAA